In the Streptomyces coeruleoprunus genome, GGCTGCGACGGCAAGGTCTACGCGCAGGGGTCGGTGGACTTCCTCACGGCGCTCGCCTGCATCCAGCTGGAGGGCGGCCTCGACCCGTCGCAGGTCGGGCTCGGCGTGCCCGCGTCCCCGCGGGGCGCGGGCAGCGGCTACGTCGACCCGTCGGTCGTCAAGAACGCGCTGGACTGCCTGGCTCGCGGAACGAACTGCGGCTCGTTCAAGCCGTCGAAGACGTGGCCGGCGCTGCGCGGCGCGATGACCTGGTCGACCAACTGGGACGCGACCGCGGGCAGCGCCTGGTCGAACGCGGTCGGCCCGCACGTCCACAACCTGCCGTAGGCGGCCCGGGCGGAGCCCCGCCCGCCGGTGTCTCAGTACGCCGGCGGGCGGCCGGCCAGGTAGTGGTGGACGACCGGGGCGATCTCCGCCAGCCACTGGTTGAGCTTCTGCGGCTTCTTCGCGTGCACCCGGCACTCGTACAGCATCCCGCTCGGGTGGTGCCGGACCGCCACCATCAGGACGGGGCCGTACGAGGCGGGCGCGAAGTGCACGGTGGCGACGGACGCCCAGGGGAACTCCATCGGGTGCCCGTTGGCCTCCAGGGCCACGCCGTCGGCGTCGACGACCACGGAGTTCAGCTTGTCGTGCGCGATGAACTCCGGGCCGGCGGCGGGCGCGCCGTAAGGCGCCGGCGCCCCGTACGGCGCCGGCGGTGCGGGCGCCCCGTAGGGCGCGGGCGGTGCGGGCTGTGCGTACGGCCCGGTCGGCGCGTAGGGAGCGGGCTGGGCCGGGGGTATGGACGGGCCGAAGCCCGGCGGTGGCGGTGTGGTCATACGGCCAGTATCGCCGGGCCCCCGGCCCGGTCCTCACCAGGGCAGTTCGCGCACCTGCTGGACGCACAGGACGACGAACAGCAGGCCCGCCGCGCCCAGCATGCCGTTGCTGAGCCAGCCGTTGCGCCACTCGCCCGGCGTGCGCGAGGAGTTGAGCAGCCACAGCAGGGTGAGGGCGAGGAACGGCATGAAGAACGCGCCGATCACGCCGTAGACGATGACCAGGCCGAAGGGCTGGTCCAGGAAGAGCAGCGCCATCGGCGGGAAGGTCAGCCACAGCAGGTACGCGCGGAACGGCAGCGACTTCTCGGCGGCGGGCACGCCCTCGGCGCGGCCGGCGGCCGCCCCGCCGCCCTCGCCCTCCTCGCCGCGCTCGCGGAGGCGGCCGACGAAGTCGGCGAACATCAGGCTCACGCCGTGCCAGACGCCGATGAGGGAGGTGAAGGACGTCGCGAAGAAGCCGACGAGGAACAGCTGGGCGGTGGCCGCCCCGTACCGGTCCTCCAGCACCCCGCCGAGGTCGATCAGGCCCTTGTCGCCCTTGGCGAGGGCGACGCCGGAGGAGTGCAGCAGCTCGGCGCCGACGAAGAGCATCGCCACGACGAAGACACCGGTGGTGAGGTAGGCGACGCGGTTGTCCATGCGCATCACCTTCATCCAGCCGGCGTCGCGCCAGCCCTTGGCGTTCACCCAGTAGCCGTACGCCGCGAGGGTGATGGTGCCGCCGACGCCGCCGACGAGGCCCAGCGTGTAGAGCAGCGAGCCGTCCGGCAGGACGGGGACGAGCCCGGCCAGGGCGTCGCCCAGGTTCGGGGTGACCCGTACGGCGAGGTAGACGGTGACCAGGAACATCAGACCGACCAGGAAGGTCATGACCTTCTCGAACACGGCGTACCGGTTGAACCAGACGAAGACCAGCCCCACGAGGCCGCAGATGATCGCCCACCACTTCACGCCCAGCGTGTCCGGGAAGAGCGCGGCGAGCGGCAGGGCGCTGGAGGACATGGCGGCGGCGCCGTAGACGAAGCCCCAGACGATGACGTACCCGGCGAAGTAGACCGTCGTCCACCGGCCGAGGCTGCGCCAGCCGTCGAAGAGGGTGCGGCCGGTGGCCAGGTGCCAGCGCCCGGCGGCCTCCGCGAGGGAGATCTTGACGAGGCAGCCGATGACGGCGGCCCACAGCAGGGTGTAGCCGAACTTGCTGCCGGCGATGAGCGTGGCGACGAGATCGCCGGCGCCGACGCCGGTCGCGGCGACGACGATGCCGGG is a window encoding:
- a CDS encoding Nramp family divalent metal transporter, producing MADTADTTRSGGGEATPVLRKAGWRHIGPGIVVAATGVGAGDLVATLIAGSKFGYTLLWAAVIGCLVKISLAEAAGRWHLATGRTLFDGWRSLGRWTTVYFAGYVIVWGFVYGAAAMSSSALPLAALFPDTLGVKWWAIICGLVGLVFVWFNRYAVFEKVMTFLVGLMFLVTVYLAVRVTPNLGDALAGLVPVLPDGSLLYTLGLVGGVGGTITLAAYGYWVNAKGWRDAGWMKVMRMDNRVAYLTTGVFVVAMLFVGAELLHSSGVALAKGDKGLIDLGGVLEDRYGAATAQLFLVGFFATSFTSLIGVWHGVSLMFADFVGRLRERGEEGEGGGAAAGRAEGVPAAEKSLPFRAYLLWLTFPPMALLFLDQPFGLVIVYGVIGAFFMPFLALTLLWLLNSSRTPGEWRNGWLSNGMLGAAGLLFVVLCVQQVRELPW